Genomic segment of Oscillatoria salina IIICB1:
TTTGTGAAACAATTTTACTGGCGAATAAATCAAAACACTCAGCGATCGCTATTTAACTAAACGCAGAATTTAAGGAAATTAAATCGATGTCGGAGCAAAATCTCTCTATTTCTCGTTTCTCTGCACTCCAAAATGTGTTTTCGCAGCAACGCTACTGGTGGCTTTCCTTTTTATTTTGGCTGTTTTTGGTTCTCCCCGGACAAGCGGTAGAGTTGCGTATTGCGATTAAAGATACTCCCAGTCAGTTGAAAATCGGTAGTTCCACCACAGCAGTAGTTAAAGACAGCGCCGGTCGAAAAGTGGGCGAAATCGCTGCTATGAGTGCGTTTATGGCTCAACCAGAAGGTAGTGGAGTAGCATTAGGAAACTGGCGTTCCGGTCAATTGTGGGTAGAACCAAGCGGCGATGGTTATATTTGGATTGGCGATCGCTGGTATCGCGGTGCAGTTCATCTCGTGCGTAATGGGAATAAATTATTAGCGATCGATCGCGTCGATTTAGAAGAATATCTCTATAGTGTAGTTGGTGCAGAAGCAATTCCTTCTTGGCATCTGGAAGCTTTGAAAGCGCAAGCAGTTGCAGCCCGCACCTATGCTCTTTATAAACGTGCTGAATCTAAGAGTAACTTATATGACCTCGATACAACTACCGCTACCCAAGTATATAAAGGTTTAGAAAGCGAATATAGCAGCACTCATCAAGCCGTCAACGCTACCGCAGGCGAAATTTTGACTTACAACGGTAAAATCATCCTCGCTGTCTTTCA
This window contains:
- a CDS encoding SpoIID/LytB domain-containing protein codes for the protein MSEQNLSISRFSALQNVFSQQRYWWLSFLFWLFLVLPGQAVELRIAIKDTPSQLKIGSSTTAVVKDSAGRKVGEIAAMSAFMAQPEGSGVALGNWRSGQLWVEPSGDGYIWIGDRWYRGAVHLVRNGNKLLAIDRVDLEEYLYSVVGAEAIPSWHLEALKAQAVAARTYALYKRAESKSNLYDLDTTTATQVYKGLESEYSSTHQAVNATAGEILTYNGKIILAVFHSSSGGHTENVEDIWSNPLPYLRGVVDYDQQAPVYQWTKSFSASELGQKLGGVGTVKAITAERTTPRGRVVTMKVIGDRATKILSGSEIRQALGLRSTLFTVSSNGSNFQISGRGFGHGVGLSQWGAKNLAQQGLGYQQILSHYYQNTILAKLN